A DNA window from Ranitomeya imitator isolate aRanImi1 chromosome 2, aRanImi1.pri, whole genome shotgun sequence contains the following coding sequences:
- the LOC138663180 gene encoding oocyte zinc finger protein XlCOF22-like gives MDMDRDKMAERILHLTLEILFRLTGEDYTVVKKTSSERCQDPVSEGCRRPLSPITRPPPHPLIHENINDQKILELTYKMIELLTGEVPIRCQDVAVYFSMEEWEYLQGHKDVMMEVPQPLTSPDLSSKRTAPERCPRTLPQDYKQGDPNAHDYQGEDLTHINTTETYVRGDERCKEDIPTYDYPADDCTRRLEGQLISSIFKSDDLEILQDTTEVNAITTDIPSSLHSKDLSSDAVEQVPSSDSLPTTKENQSHKRGIKKQTTPKAKKSFSCSECGKHFTRDSHFVDHIRTHTGEKPFSCSECGKCFNQKSVFDRHWRIHTREKPFSCSECGKCFNRKSILDSHWRTHTGEKPFSCSECGKCFIQKCSLVIHERIHTEEKPFSCSECGKCFKWKINCDSHQRTHTGEKPFSCSECGKSFKWKINLDRHQRTHTGEKPFSCSECGKCFIQKCSLVIHERIHTEEKPFSCSECGKCFNRKSHLVNHQRTHTGEKPFSCSECGKCFNRKSVLDCHQRTHTGEKPFSCTECGKCFNQKAHLVIHQRTHTGEKPSSFY, from the exons atggatatggacagagacaagatggcggagaggatattacacctcaccctagagatcctcttccgtcttactggagag gattacacagtagtgaagaagacctctagtgagcgctgtcaggaccctgtgtctgaaggatgcagaagacccctgagcccaatcacacggcctccacctcaccccctgatacatgagaacatcaatgaccagaagatcctagaactcacctacaagatgattgagctgctgactggagag gttcctataaggtgtcaggatgtcgccgtctatttttccatggaggagtgggaatatttaCAAGGTCACAAagatgtcatgatggaggttccccagcccctcacatcaccag atctatccagtaagaggacagcaccagagagatgtccccgtactCTTCCACAGGACTATAAACAAGGAGATCCCAATGCTCATgattatcag ggtgaagatctgacccatattaatactacagagacatatgtgagaggtgatgagcggtgtaaagaggatattcccacatatgactacccag cagatgactgtaccaggagattagAGGGACAGCTgatatcttcaatttttaaatctgatgatcttgagatcctacaagatacaactgaagtgaatgctaTTACCACGGATATAccgtcatcccttcacagcaaagatctgtcatctgatgctGTGGAACAGGTGCCATCTTCTGactcattaccgactactaaggaaaatcaaagtcacaaaagaggcattaaaaaacaaactactcctaaagcaaagaagtcattttcatgttcagaatgtgggaaacattttaCACGGGACTCACATTTTGTTGACCAcataagaactcacacaggagaaaagcctttttcctgttcagaatgtgggaaatgttttaaccagaaatcggtTTTTGATAGGCATTGGAGaattcacacaagggagaagcctttttcctgttcagaatgtgggaaatgttttaaccggaaatcgatTCTTGATAGCCActggagaacccacacaggggagaagcctttttcatgttcagaatgtgggaaatgttttatccagaaatgcaGTCTTGTTATACATGAAAGaattcacacagaggagaagccgttttcatgttcagaatgtgggaaatgttttaaatggaaaataaattGTGATagccatcagagaactcacacaggggagaagcctttttcatgttcagaatgtgggaaaagttttaaatggaaaataaatcttgatcgccatcagagaactcacacaggggagaaacctttttcatgttcagaatgtgggaaatgttttatccagaaatgcaGTCTTGTTATACATGAAAGaattcacacagaggagaagccgttttcctgttcagaatgtgggaaatgttttaaccggaaatcacatcttgttaatcaccagagaactcacacaggggagaagcctttttcctgttcagaatgtgggaaatgttttaaccggaaatcagttCTAGAttgccaccagagaactcacacaggggagaagcctttttcctgtactgaatgtgggaaatgttttaaccagaaagctcaTCTTGTaatacaccagagaactcacacaggggagaagccttcttCATTttattaa